TCAACTTTTCCAGTGTTTTTGAATTTGAATTCATGTGTAACTTTTTCACCTCTTGTTACATTTCCGAAATTGAAAAAATCTTCTTCAAATTCAAATTTTGCAAATTCTCCTTTTTTATGGTCAGTAGCGCTTGCAGGGTTATTTACAAGGTCTGTAGAAATTTTTTCCGAAGTTTTTTGTTTGCATGAAACTATTGATACCAAAATAAGAATTGACAATGTTGATATAAATTTTTTCATTTTTTTCATTAATTTAATTAAGGCAAAAGTAAAAAAAAATTCTTCAATCAATCAATCCTCTTCCTGATTTTTTTATCAATCCCTGCTCTTTTAAATCTGCTGTAAGCTTGTCAAGAATTCCGTTTATAAAATCTTTACTCTTACGGGTACTGTATATTTTTGAAATTTCAATATATTCATTAAGTGTAACTTTTACCGGTATCGTGGGAAAATCCGTTAGTTCATTAATTGCCATGTTCATTAAAATAATATCAATAAGTGCAATCCTGTCAATTTCCCAGTTTGCTGCACGAGCTGCAATTATTTTTTCATTTTTATCTTTATTCTCAATTGACTTTTTAAACAAATCAACTACGAGTTTTGTGTCTTCGGGTTCATCTTTATATAAAGGCAGTATGAAATTGTTTTCTTCTTTATTTTCATTCAGGTTTAATAAAAATTTTGTTATGATTGCATTTACAAGATAAATATCATTTCCCCAGAATAAATTTTTATCTTCAAAATAAGAAATCAAACTTTCCTGTTCTGTAATGATATCCTGATAAGCATTAGCAATAAAATCTTTATCTTCCAAAAAGGTTTTGCATTTATTCAATTGTGCAGATGCTTCCGCATTATTTTTTATCGCTGTTATAATTTTTTTTATTAATTCTTTTTCTTCCTGCCAGTTTATATTTTTTTCTTTTACCACAGTGGCAAGTCTTTCGTTTTCTGTGATAATTGTCAATACTTTATTCGATAAAAATTTATTATAAAAAATTAAATCATTTTTATTAGGATGGAATTTGTTTTTTTCATCATCTTCGAACCGGATGAGGCAACTATGTAGTTCTTTAAAAAGCGATAAAAGATTAATGTAAAGGTCAAATATTTGTTCAATGCTTTTGAGCAATTCGTGTTTAGCTTTTTCCGAATCGTTGCTTTTCGATTGAAAAAAAGCATACAATGCAAGAAATACCTTTATTCTTAAATACCTTCGGTTTAACATTTAAACAACTAAGCAAATTTCTGCAAAAATAGATTATATTTATTAAAATCAAAGAAAGAATATTTATAGTTTCAGATTTTT
The sequence above is a segment of the Bacteroidales bacterium genome. Coding sequences within it:
- a CDS encoding DUF1573 domain-containing protein; this translates as MKKFISTLSILILVSIVSCKQKTSEKISTDLVNNPASATDHKKGEFAKFEFEEDFFNFGNVTRGEKVTHEFKFKNTGKVDLVITEANGSCGCTVPEFPKGAIAPGKEDKIKVTFNSEGKQGIQNKTVSIVANTQPNTTVLKIICNVIVPE
- a CDS encoding transcription antitermination protein NusB, with the translated sequence MLNRRYLRIKVFLALYAFFQSKSNDSEKAKHELLKSIEQIFDLYINLLSLFKELHSCLIRFEDDEKNKFHPNKNDLIFYNKFLSNKVLTIITENERLATVVKEKNINWQEEKELIKKIITAIKNNAEASAQLNKCKTFLEDKDFIANAYQDIITEQESLISYFEDKNLFWGNDIYLVNAIITKFLLNLNENKEENNFILPLYKDEPEDTKLVVDLFKKSIENKDKNEKIIAARAANWEIDRIALIDIILMNMAINELTDFPTIPVKVTLNEYIEISKIYSTRKSKDFINGILDKLTADLKEQGLIKKSGRGLID